The Brassica napus cultivar Da-Ae chromosome C9 unlocalized genomic scaffold, Da-Ae chrC09_Random_13, whole genome shotgun sequence genomic interval TTTTGCCTCGCGTCCCAAAAGAtaagtattaattatagttaatAGAATCAAACTTacatttgttgaaaaaaaaatgttgcggAGACAGGATTTGAACCCGTGACCTCAAGGTTATGAGCCTTGCGAGCTACCAAACTGCTCTACCCCGcgatgaaacaaaaaaacttgGACTAAACTCTAATAAACAAAGACGAATTGAATGCGCCCCTATTCCATATCTGTACAAATAGAATAGCCTATTTAGACAGAATGGTAAAGGGGCCTCGTCGAgcatagaaaaaatagaaaaattaaaggATACTTAAATCTTTACCAGCTTGATCTTGTTGCCCCTGGCAATAAACATGCCTGAACCATTTCCCGAAGGATGTGTCCAGATAGTCCAAAGTCTCGATAGTTAGCTCTCGGTCTTCCGGTCGAGAAGCAACGTCGATGAAGACGTGTAGGTGCACTATTACGCGGTGGGGATTGTAATTTTCCATGAATTTTCCACTTCTCACTTAGCGACGGAATCTcacttatttccttttttaaggaTCGACGaatcaaatgatatttttgttctaaTTTTTGCCTCTTCTTCTCCCTATAAATCAAACTTTTCTTTGCCATAATGCTTAAGTTCCTCTTATTATCAATGATAATGATACAAATCGGATCCTAGatgtagaaataaatataagagtgcatacctatatttttattattttaataaaattaataaaaaaaaatatattattgcggatagaataattaaataattaaccgAATTTGCCCGACGTGGAGGCAATCAAGAAAGCCGCATAAGTGAATATATAACCTACAGAAAAGTGAGCTAATCCAACCAATCTTGCTTGCACAATTGAAAGAGCTACTGGTTTATCTTTCCATCGAATCAAATTTGCCAAAGGTGTACGTTCATGAGCCCATGCTAAAGTTTCAATCAATTCCTGCCAATAACCACGCCAGGAAATTAAGAACATAAATCCAGTAGCCCAAACAAGATGCCCAAATAAGAACATCCATGCCCAGACTGATAAACTATTCATACCAAACGGGTTATATCCATTGATAAGTTGTGAAGAGTTTAACCATAGATAATCTCTTAACCATCCCATCAAATAAGTGGAAGATTCATTAAACTGTGAAACGTTACCTTGCCATAATGTGATGTGTTTCCAATGCCAATAAAAAGTAACCCATCCAATAGTATTTAACATCCAAAAAACTGCCAAATAAAATGCGTCCCAAGCCGAAATATCACAAGTACCACCTCGTCCCGGACCATCGCAAGGAAAACTATACCCGAAATCCTTTTTATCTGGCATTAACTTGGAACCACGTGCATCTAAAGCACCTTTTACTAAGATCAATGTAGTTGTATGTAAACCTAAAGCAATAGCATGATGAACCAAGAAATCTCCAGGACCTATTGTTAAGAATAATGAATTACTATTCTCATTAATAGCATTTAACCAGCCGGGCAACCATATGCTTCGACCCGCATTAAATGCTGGGCCATTTGTCGAAGATAAAAGTACATCAAATCCATATGAAGTTTTCCCATGAGCGGATTGTATCCATTGGGCAAATATGGGTTCGATCAAGATTTGTTTTTCGGGAGTACCAAAAGCAAGCATGACGTCATTATGAACATAAAGTCCCAAAGTATGGAACCCTAGAAAGAGGCTGGCCCAACTTAAATGGGATATGATAGCTTCTTTATGGTCTAACATTCTTGCCAATACGTTATCCTCATTCTGTTCTGGATTGTAAtctctaataaaaaatatagctcCATGAGCAAAAGCTCCTGTCATGATGAATCCTGCAATGTATTGGTGATGGGTATATAACGCAGCTTGAGTCGTAAAATCTTGCGCTATGAACGCATAAGCAGGTAAAGAGTACATGTGTTGAGCTACCAAGGAAGTAATAACTCCTAAGGAGGCTAGAGCAAGGCCTAATTGAAAATGAATCGAATTATTGATTGTGTCATAAAGACCCTTATGCCCACGCCCCAACCGTCCTCCCGGAGGAATATGTGCTTCTAAAAGATCTTTTATACTGTGTCCGATTCCAAAGTTAGTTCTATACATATGACCCGCAATGAGGAAAAGAATTGCGATAGCTAGATGATGATGTGCCATATCGGTTAGCCATAAACTTTGCGTTTGTGGATGGAATCCCCCAAGAAGGGTTAGAATGGCAGTTCCTGATCCTTGGGAGGTACCAAATAAATGACTACTTGAATCGGGGTTTTGAGCATACAGATTCCACTGACCCGTAAAAAGTGGGCCTAACCCTTGGGGATGCGGTAATACACTTAAGAAATTATTCCATCGAACATATTCCCCCCTGGATGCAGGAATAGCGACATGTACTAAATGACCTGTCCAAGCCAAGGAGCTTACCCCGAATAGTCCTGACAAATGATGATTCAGACGAGATTCAGCATTTTTGAACCATGAAACTCTTGGTTTCCATTTTGGTTGTAGGTGTAACCAACCCCCTATTAAGGATAGGGCAgaaagaaataatagaaaaagagCTCCAGTATAAAGATCTTCATTAGTACGTAAACCGATTGTATACCACCACTGATAAACACCAGAATAAGCTATATTCACCGGGCCAAGAGCACCTCCTCGAGTAAATGCTTCCACAGCCGGTTGACCAAAATGAGGATcccaaatagcatgagcaatcGGTCTTACATGTAAAGGGTCTTGTATCCATGTCTCAAAATTTCCTTGCCAAGCTACATGAAACAAATTTCCGGAAGTCCACAGAAAAATTATTGCTAATTGCCCGAAATGAGAAGCAAAAATATTCTGATAAAGACGTTCTTCAGTAATATCATCATGACTCTCGAAGTCATGTGCGGTAGCAATACCAAACCAAATACGACGAGTAGTGGGGTCCTGAGCTACTTGTACAATGCTCAAGGCTCTAGGCTGAGTAGCAGGAG includes:
- the LOC125595038 gene encoding photosystem I P700 chlorophyll a apoprotein A2-like, which encodes MYRTNWGIGHGLKDILEAHKGPFTGQGHKGLYEILTTSWHAQLSLNLAMLGSLTIVVAHHMYSMPPYPYLATDYATQLSLFTHHMWIGGFLIVGAAAHAAIFMVRDYDPTNRYNDLLDRVLRHRDAIISHLNWVCIFLGFHSFGLYIHNDTMSALGRPQDMFSDTAIQLQPVFAQWIQNTHALAPGVTAPGETASTSLTWGGGELVAVGGKVALLPIPLGTADFLVHHIHAFTIHVTVLILLKGVLFARSSRLIPDKANLGFRFPCDGPGRGGTCQVSAWDHVFLGLFWMYNSISVVIFHFSWKMQSDVWGSISDQGVVTHITGGNFAQSSITINGWLRDFLWAQASQVIQSYGSSLSAYGLFFLGAHFVWAFSLMFLFSGRGYWQELIESIVWAHNKLKVAPATQPRALSIVQVAQDPTTRRIWFGIATAHDFESHDDITEERLYQNIFASHFGQLAIIFLWTSGNLFHVAWQGNFETWIQDPLHVRPIAHAIWDPHFGQPAVEAFTRGGALGPVNIAYSGVYQWWYTIGLRTNEDLYTGALFLLFLSALSLIGGWLHLQPKWKPRVSWFKNAESRLNHHLSGLFGVSSLAWTGHLVHVAIPASRGEYVRWNNFLSVLPHPQGLGPLFTGQWNLYAQNPDSSSHLFGTSQGSGTAILTLLGGFHPQTQSLWLTDMAHHHLAIAILFLIAGHMYRTNFGIGHSIKDLLEAHIPPGGRLGRGHKGLYDTINNSIHFQLGLALASLGVITSLVAQHMYSLPAYAFIAQDFTTQAALYTHHQYIAGFIMTGAFAHGAIFFIRDYNPEQNEDNVLARMLDHKEAIISHLSWASLFLGFHTLGLYVHNDVMLAFGTPEKQILIEPIFAQWIQSAHGKTSYGFDVLLSSTNGPAFNAGRSIWLPGWLNAINENSNSLFLTIGPGDFLVHHAIALGLHTTTLILVKGALDARGSKLMPDKKDFGYSFPCDGPGRGGTCDISAWDAFYLAVFWMLNTIGWVTFYWHWKHITLWQGNVSQFNESSTYLMGWLRDYLWLNSSQLINGYNPFGMNSLSVWAWMFLFGHLVWATGFMFLISWRGYWQELIETLAWAHERTPLANLIRWKDKPVALSIVQARLVGLAHFSVGYIFTYAAFLIASTSGKFG